From a region of the Triticum aestivum cultivar Chinese Spring chromosome 7D, IWGSC CS RefSeq v2.1, whole genome shotgun sequence genome:
- the LOC123168056 gene encoding ATP-dependent DNA helicase pfh1-like isoform X1: MVIKHMIHGPCGALNKKFPCTKNRPSCKNNYPRPFSETTIQGKDCYPLYRRRNNGSTEIVRNWKLDNRWVVPYNPYLLRMLNCHINVEICSSIKAVKYLFKFMYKGHDRAFVTDKVDEVEIDEIRQYRDTRWVTPTEALWRIYGFELSKIHPSVLQLHLHLPNMHMVSYHVKEKIKNIIDRDGTKKSMLTTYFEANNLHVKARGILYRDFPEYYTRQRRGKFWQERKRAALSQVGRIISAHPAEGERYYLRVLLNHVTGATSYEGLRTIDGQVMPTFREAAEKRGLIEADNTLDDAMTEAELFQVSSSLRRLFTTILVFCMPNDVHSLWNNHLKAMSEDYNINCKCKHTVEQMVLKNISDILHSMGKDIESFPLPKIDKQNGTTNDVPKEIIEETSIEVDPEDASLHKNLNNEQRKAYDKILATVDCQRGGLFFVDGPGGTGNTFLYRALLATIRGQGKIAVATATSGVAASIMPGGRTAHSRFKIPLRIDDGDICGFTKQSGTAKLLQAASLIIWDEASMTKRQTVEALDKSMRDIMDKPDLPFGGKTVVFGGDFRQVLPIVRKGTRAQIVDASLRRSELWNCMHQLKLVRNMRAPNDPWFTEYLLRVGNGTEETNDDGEILLPTSICVPNKADDNGLDRLIDSIYQPASLKDPKYITSRAILSTRNDCVDKINLKMIDRFQGEEMVYHSFDSVEDDPHNYYPPKFLNTLTPNGLPPHMLKLKINCPIILLRNIDPANGLCNGTRLLVRGFQKNAIDAEIVVGQHSGMRVFLPRIPLCPSDDDMFPFSFKRKQFPIRLSFAMTINKSQGQTIANVGIYLPEPVFSHGQLYVALSRATTTANIKVLTGTHDENKEKNKKISTSDTYTKEEKKKKNKNKNISASKTYTKNIVYTEVLTK, from the coding sequence ATGGTAATCAAACATATGATACATGGTCCTTGTGGTGCATTGAATAAAAAATTTCCATGCACAAAAAATCGTCCGTCATGCAAGAATAATTATCCAAGGCCATTTAGTGAAACTACAATTCAAGGCAAGGACTGCTACCCGCTCTATAGGAGACGCAATAACGGCAGTACCGAAATTGTCCGAAATTGGAAACTCGACAATAGGTGGGTGGTTCCTTACAATCCCTATCTATTAAGGATGCTCAACTGCCACATAAATGTTGAGATATGTTCAAGCATTAAAGCCGTTAAGTACCTGTTCAAGTTCATGTACAAGGGTCATGATCGAGCATTTGTAACTGACAAAGTAGACGAAGTGGAAATTGACGAGATTCGACAATACAGAGACACACGGTGGGTGACACCTACAGAAGCATTGTGGAGAATATATGGCTTCGAACTAAGCAAAATACACCCATCAGTCTTGCAGTTGCACCTACATCTCCCAAATATGCACATGGTTTCATATCATgtcaaggaaaaaataaaaaatattatcgACCGTGATGGCACCAAAAAATCAATGTTGACAACATACTTTGAAGCAAACAACTTACATGTGAAAGCACGAGGCATACTATACAGGGACTTTCCGGAATATTATACTCGGCAAAGACGAGGGAAGTTTTGGCAAGAGAGGAAACGAGCCGCTCTGTCCCAGGTTGGCAGGATCATCTCAGCACACCCGGCTGAAGGAGAACGATACTATCTTCGGGTTCTCCTAAACCATGTGACAGGCGCCACCAGCTATGAAGGCCTACGGACAATTGATGGACAAGTAATGCCAACCTTCCGTGAAGCTGCAGAAAAAAGGGGGCTCATTGAGGCAGACAACACACTAGATGACGCCATGACAGAAGCAGAGTTGTTCCAAGTGTCCTCATCGCTACGAAGGCTATTCACGACAATCCTGGTGTTTTGCATGCCCAATGACGTCCATAGCCTTTGGAACAATCACCTCAAGGCAATGTCAGAAGACTACAATATAAATTGCAAATGCAAGCACACGGTTGAACAGATGGTGCTGAAAAATATCAGTGACATCTTGCACTCAATGGGAAAAGACATAGAATCGTTTCCTCTTCCAAAGATTGACAAACAAAATGGCACAACAAATGATGTACCTAAGGAGATCATAGAGGAGACCTCAATCGAGGTAGACCCTGAGGACGCATCTTTGCATAAGAACCTAAACAACGAGCAGAGGAAAGCCTACGATAAAATCCTAGCCACAGTTGACTGCCAAAGAGGAGGCTTATTCTTTGTCGATGGACCGGGAGGCACGGGAAACACTTTTCTATACAGGGCTCTTTTGGCCACAATACGCGGACAAGGCAAGATTGCTGTGGCAACGGCCACTTCAGGTGTTGCTGCTTCCATAATGCCTGGAGGGAGGACCGCACACTCGAGGTTCAAAATTCCATTAAGAATAGACGATGGAGATATTTGTGGGTTCACAAAACAAAGTGGGACAGCCAAGCTACTCCAAGCAGCATCATTAATAATCTGGGACGAAGCATCTATGACTAAGAGGCAGACAGTGGAGGCACTAGACAAAAGCATGCGAGACATAATGGACAAACCAGATCTTCCATTCGGTGGAAAAACGGTCGTGTTTGGTGGTGATTTTAGGCAAGTGCTCCCTATTGTCCGAAAGGGAACAAGAGCCCAGATAGTAGATGCATCACTACGCAGGTCCGAGCTCTGGAATTGCATGCATCAATTGAAGCTTGTGCGCAACATGAGGGCCCCAAACGACCCATGGTTCACAGAATACCTACTACGCGTTGGGAATGGAACCGAGGAGACAAATGATGATGGTGAAATACTTCTACCTACAAGTATATGTGTGCCAAATAAGGCGGATGATAATGGCCTTGATAGACTGATTGACAGTATCTACCAACCTGCTTCCCTAAAAGATCCAAAATACATCACGTCAAGGGCAATTTTATCCACAAGAAACGACTGCGTAGACAAAATCAACCTAAAAATGATTGATCGCTTCCAAGGGGAGGAGATGGTGTACCATAGCTTCGATTCTGTAGAAGACGACCCACATAACTACTATCCACCAAAATTCCTAAACACACTCACCCCAAATGGATTGCCTCCACATATGCTAAAGCTCAAAATAAATTGTCCAATCATACTACTCAGGAATATTGACCCCGCTAATGGACTATGCAATGGCACAAGGTTGCTCGTACGTGGGTTTCAGAAAAATGCAATCGATGCAGAGATTGTGGTAGGGCAGCACTCAGGAATGCGAGTTTTCTTGCCTCGGATACCATTATGCCCCTCTGACGACGACATGTTCCCATTTAGTTTCAAGAGGAAACAATTTCCAATCAGGCTCAGTTTTGCAATGACAATAAACAAATCACAAGGTCAGACAATAGCAAATGTCGGCATCTACTTGCCTGAACCGGTATTCTCACATGGTCAACTATATGTTGCACTTTCTAGAGCGACCACGACAGCAAACATAAAGGTACTAACAGGTACACATGATGAGAACAAGGAGAAGAATAAGAAGATCAGTACAAGTGACACATACAcaaaggaggagaagaaaaaaaagaataagaataagaatatcAGTGCAAGCAAGACATACACAAAGAATATTGTCTACACAGAAGTCCTCACCAAATAG
- the LOC123168955 gene encoding BTB/POZ and MATH domain-containing protein 3-like, whose amino-acid sequence MSTSALLSAMRGAGRQQITASSLRARQATGSHVFTIHEFTKVREKVANGTAVLSSPFRVGGHDWRIKCYPNGETEKAEGHISLFLNHGSHGKTGDAMTKFKISVLDKAWKPSYTETGKERCFTGGGWGWNKFMKHEDLDKEKHLKDDCLSVLCDVTIDLGLRADDYTDEAAAVDGHKSAPPHSPPFDLRGVALAEALWNTRAADLMIHLGDGQTIPAHRWVLEARSPVFKADLAHASTTGENIAELRVDGMDAEVCKELLQFIYTDSPPQQIEVAVVEGLLAAADRYELEKLKLVCEEALCKIIDTRSVAATLALAERHRCPALREACMQFLSSPGNLKAVMASDGFEQLKTGCPSALLELLVKNMLTHEQQISTSSQIDSYSNRTK is encoded by the coding sequence ATGTCAACGTCCGCTCTCTTGTCCGCCATGCGCGGCGCCGGGCGGCAGCAGATCACCGCCTCTTCCCTCCGCGCGAGGCAGGCGACGGGCTCCCACGTCTTCACGATCCACGAGTTCACGAAAGTCAGGGAGAAGGTGGCCAACGGCACCGCCGTCCTGTCAAGCCCGTTCCGCGTCGGCGGCCACGACTGGCGTATCAAGTGCTACCCGAACGGCGAGACTGAGAAGGCCGAGGGTCATATCTCCCTCTTTCTGAATCATGGCAGCCACGGCAAGACGGGCGATGCCATGACAAAGTTCAAGATAAGCGTACTCGACAAGGCCTGGAAGCCGTCGTACACTGAAACAGGAAAAGAACGCTGCTTCACGGGCGGCGGTTGGGGCTGGAACAAATTCATGAAACATGAGGACCTGGACAAGGAGAAACACCTCAAGGACGACTGCTTGTCCGTACTCTGCGACGTGACCATCGATCTCGGGCTGCGCGCCGACGACTACACCGATGAGGCTGCGGCAGTGGACGGGCACAAGTCGGCGCCGCCGCATTCGCCACCGTTCGACTTGCGCGGCGTAGCACTCGCGGAGGCACTCTGGAACACGCGGGCGGCGGACTTGATGATCCACCTCGGCGACGGGCAGACGATCCCGGCGCACCGGTGGGTGCTGGAGGCCCGATCCCCGGTCTTCAAGGCGGATCTTGCCCACGCCTCCACAACCGGCGAGAACATTGCTGAGCTACGCGTCGAtggcatggacgccgaggtctgcaaGGAGCTGCTCCAGTTCATCTACACGGACTCGCCGCCTCAGCAGATcgaggtggcggtggtggagggGCTCCTTGCCGCGGCGGATAGGTATGAGCTGGAGAAGCTGAAGCTCGTCTGCGAGGAGGCGCTGTGCAAGATCATCGACACGAGATCTGTAGCCGCTACCCTGGCGCTGGCGGAGCGGCACCGCTGCCCGGCGTTGAGGGAGGCGTGCATGCAATTCCTCTCTTCTCCCGGTAACCTGAAGGCCGTCATGGCGTCTGACGGTTTCGAGCAGCTCAAGACGGGCTGCCCCTCCGCCCTGCTGGAGCTCCTCGTGAAGAACATGCTGACACATGAGCAGCAGATTAGTACCAGCAGCCAGATAGATAGTTACTCCAATCGTACAAAGTGA